One Ricinus communis isolate WT05 ecotype wild-type chromosome 1, ASM1957865v1, whole genome shotgun sequence DNA window includes the following coding sequences:
- the LOC8286480 gene encoding transcription factor DIVARICATA has translation MKWDIGVLSPTSYLSSTNWLIEESKNTKWTPAENKMFENALAVYDKDTPDRWHKVAAMIPGKTVGDVIKQYRELEVDVNNIEAGLVPIPGYNTSAFTLDWVNSNSYDGFKPSYAFGGKRSSSGRPADQERKKGVPWTEEEHKLFLMGLKKYGKGDWRNISRNFVVTRTPTQVASHAQKYFIRQLSGGKDKRRASIHDITTVNLNEIRTPSPENKRQASPDQSSVFSQQSNGVSLPRTHFQWNQPNSGAIMAFNSTNGNLFTSSTYGVNSYGMKLQGYNLHSGSLHESYIGPQTIAFQMQSAQHYPDG, from the exons ATGAAGTGGGATATAGGAGTTCTTTCACCTACTTCTTATCTTTCAAGCACTAACTGGTTAATAGAAGAGAGCAAGAACACTAAATGGACTCCAGCAGAGAACAAGATGTTTGAAAATGCTCTTGCTGTTTATGATAAAGACACTCCTGATAGATGGCATAAGGTTGCTGCTATGATTCCTGGGAAAACTGTAGGAGATGTGATAAAGCAGTATAGAGAATTAGAAGTTGATGTTAACAATATAGAGGCAGGACTGGTTCCAATTCCTGGGTATAACACCTCAGCTTTTACACTGGATTGGGTTAATAGTAATAGCTATGATGGGTTCAAACCATCTTATGCTTTTGGTGGGAAGAGATCTTCTTCGGGTCGGCCTGCtgatcaagaaagaaagaaaggagttCCATGGACAGAGGAGGAGCATAA GCTGTTCCTGATGGGGTTGAAAAAGTATGGAAAAGGAGACTGGAGAAATATATCCCGGAACTTTGTTGTAACTCGAACGCCTACACAGGTTGCTAGTCATGCACAGAAGTATTTTATCAGGCAACTTTCAGGAGGGAAAGATAAGAGAAGAGCTAGCATTCATGATATAACAACTGTCAACCTTAATGAAATAAGAACTCCTTCCCCAGAAAACAAAAGACAAGCTTCACCTGATCAGTCATCAGTGTTTTCTCAGCAATCTAATGGTGTTTCCCTGCCTAGAACACATTTTCAATGGAATCAACCCAACAGTGGAGCAATTATGGCTTTCAATTCAACAAATGGGAATTTGTTCACGTCTTCAACTTATGGGGTTAACTCATATGGAATGAAATTGCAAGGTTACAATCTGCATAGTGGTTCTCTTCATGAATCTTACATTGGACCTCAAACTATAGCTTTTCAGATGCAATCTGCACAGCACTACCCTGATGGATAA